Genomic window (Blattabacterium cuenoti):
TAACATAACCTTTTGAAGCTACAGGCATAAAAAATGGTGTTTCTATTTTTCCATGGTCTGTTTCTAAAATTCCTATTCTCGCTTTGGAAAAGATGTCCGTTTTAATTAAATCAAATTTCATTTTAAAAATTTTAAAATTTAAACGATATATAAAACATATAGTTATAAAACATAATTTCGTTTCATATAAATAAAAAATGAATTTAAAACATCAATACCATCATAAACCAGTTCTTGTTAAAGAAAGTATAGAAAATTTAATTACAGATCAAAACGGTATTTATGTAGACGTCACATTTGGTGGGGGAGGACATTCTTATGCAATTCTAAAAAAATTAAATAAAAAAGCCATTTTGATATCATTGGATCAAGATAAGGAATCCATAAAAAAAAATTTTATTAAAGATAAACGTTTTCATCTATTTCATAATAATTTTATTCACATACGTAATATTTTAAATCGGAGTCATATTGATAAAGTATCAGGAATATTAGTCGATTTAGGAATTTCATCTTTGCAAATAGATAATCCTATAAGAGGCTTTTCTAATAGATTCAATTGTGTTTTAGATATGAGAATGAATCAGGAATCTTTTTATTCTGCGCAAAATGTTCTAAATGAATGTTCAAAACAAGAGTTATTTCATATATTTTATGAATATGGAGAATTTAAAAATGCAAAAAAAATTGCAGAAAAAATATTCAAAAAACGTTCTAAAAAAAACATTTTGACTACTTTGGATTTAATTCATATTTTTTTTATGAAAGGATCTTTCAAAAAAAGAAAAAAATTTCTCGCTAGACTTTTTCAGTCTATACGAATAGAAGTCAATAATGAAATAAATATTTTAAAGGATTTTTTATTAGAATCTTCTAGAATTCTCTTACCAGGAGGAAGAATAGCTGTTATTTCATATCATTCTGTAGAAGATAGAATCATTAAATATTTTTTTAAAAGGGGAATTATAGTGAATAAAATTCATTTTAAAACTCTCCCATTCAAAATGATACATAAAAAGGTAATTAAACCTAGTTTTCAAGAAATCGTAA
Coding sequences:
- the rsmH gene encoding 16S rRNA (cytosine(1402)-N(4))-methyltransferase RsmH, with the protein product MNLKHQYHHKPVLVKESIENLITDQNGIYVDVTFGGGGHSYAILKKLNKKAILISLDQDKESIKKNFIKDKRFHLFHNNFIHIRNILNRSHIDKVSGILVDLGISSLQIDNPIRGFSNRFNCVLDMRMNQESFYSAQNVLNECSKQELFHIFYEYGEFKNAKKIAEKIFKKRSKKNILTTLDLIHIFFMKGSFKKRKKFLARLFQSIRIEVNNEINILKDFLLESSRILLPGGRIAVISYHSVEDRIIKYFFKRGIIVNKIHFKTLPFKMIHKKVIKPSFQEIVNNPRSRSARLRIAEKT